A genome region from Megalobrama amblycephala isolate DHTTF-2021 linkage group LG16, ASM1881202v1, whole genome shotgun sequence includes the following:
- the si:ch211-137a8.4 gene encoding protein IWS1 homolog, with translation MAATEATAEPVQADIVENKAEVETTKPDPASTEEAPASIEESQPTTEAPPSTEQPADSKSKPASEKIWDSFLNKSGLGKVMGGKKKKEQHTEAEDTTGEEQDKVSSQNDEGDTAGPKEQESSQPAEANEDGSDGQTIEKAPENEEASQEQKASGAKPKQGEKSSVRDFIRKPVAKIFSHKGTDKKDGTGALQKHGKVRSKSLDRLEDADASATVADQAEEPPTADEPDKSNPQTTKNMKRWHSFKKLMAQKSHKKSTDESKDAEGAEGTSADGAGDTGTLDSTTKSEQSGQKRWKLKRSWTFQGLKRDTSVVGIHKPKDKDSSDVKEENDPEQNRGRKM, from the coding sequence ATGGCGGCAACTGAGGCTACTGCAGAGCCTGTCCAAGCAGACATTGTCGAGAATAAAGCTGAGGTGGAAACCACAAAGCCAGACCCGGCTTCAACAGAGGAAGCCCCAGCTTCAATAGAGGAATCACAGCCTACTACTGAGGCACCGCCAAGCACAGAGCAACCAGCTGATAGCAAATCCAAGCCAGCCTCTGAAAAAATATGGGactcttttttaaataaaagtgggCTTGGAAAAGTAATGGGagggaagaagaagaaggagcAGCATACAGAAGCTGAGGATACTACTGGTGAGGAGCAGGATAAGGTCTCCAGTCAGAATGATGAAGGGGACACTGCAGGCCCTAAGGAACAGGAATCTAGTCAGCCAGCAGAAGCTAACGAGGATGGATCTGATGGGCAGACTATTGAAAAAGCACCAGAAAATGAGGAGGCTTCCCAAGAGCAAAAGGCATCTGGTGCCAAGCCAAAGCAAGGAGAGAAGTCCAGTGTCAGAGACTTCATCCGCAAGCCTGTTGCTAAAATTTTCTCACACAAAGGCACAGACAAAAAGGATGGCACAGGGGCACTCCAAAAACATGGGAAGGTTCGATCAAAATCACTAGATAGACTAGAGGATGCTGATGCCAGCGCAACTGTGGCAGACCAAGCAGAGGAGCCTCCGACTGCAGATGAGCCAGACAAGTCTAACCCTCAAACAACGAAAAACATGAAACGCTGGCACTCTTTTAAGAAACTTATGGCTCAAAAAAGTCACAAGAAAAGCACAGATGAGTCCAAGGATGCTGAGGGGGCAGAGGGAACAAGTGCAGATGGAGCAGGAGACACTGGGACACTGGATTCCACAACAAAGTCAGAGCAATCTGGGCAAAAAAGGTGGAAATTGAAGAGATCTTGGACATTCCAAGGTCTGAAGAGAGATACATCAGTGGTTGGAATCCACAAACCAAAGGACAAAGACTCTTCAGATGTAAAAGAAGAAAACGACCCAGAGCAGAACAGGGGACGGAAGATGTAA